A stretch of Triticum aestivum cultivar Chinese Spring chromosome 1D, IWGSC CS RefSeq v2.1, whole genome shotgun sequence DNA encodes these proteins:
- the LOC123174063 gene encoding cytochrome P450 89A2 encodes MDMWHISLSVCAMLVTLPVLLILRGSRAGCRIPPGPPSVPVLGSLVWLTNSPADPEPLLQRLFRRYGSVVSLRLGSSLSIYIADRRLAHAALVVHGAYLADRPSVLVAAATLLGENNHTITRASYGPVCRLLRRNLVAETLHPSRVRLFAPARCWARRVLTEKLLAGGEAVIETFRHAMFCLLLAMCFGERLDEGAVRAIAAAQREQLLYFSHQMAVFAFLPSVTKHVFRGRLRAAHALRRRQMELFMPLINARREYMKLNNSDRAKKKSDTTFEHSYVDTLLDLKLPEEERPLSDQEMINLCSEFLNAGTDTTSTAMQWIMAELVKNPAIQDKLYGEIIKVAAITGDNSQEEVPEEDLHKIPYLKAVVLEGLRKHPPGHFVLPHKAAEDIELCGAYLIPKGATVNFMVAEMGRDAEEWENPMEFAPERFVAGGDREWVDVTGNREIRMMPFGAGRRICAGLGVAMLHLEYFVANMVREFEWKEVAGDEVDFAEKREFTCVMQKPLRPRLVPRIKDE; translated from the coding sequence ATGGACATGTGGCACATCAGCCTGAGTGTGTGCGCGATGCTCGTCACCCTCCCGGTCCTGCTCATCCTTCGCGGGAGCCGGGCTGGCTGCCGCATCCCGCCGGGCCCGCCGTCCGTGCCGGTGCTCGGCAGCTTGGTATGGCTGACGAACTCGCCCGCCGACCCCGAGCCCCTCCTCCAGCGCCTGTTCAGGCGGTACGGCTCCGTGGTTTCCCTGCGGTTGGGATCCAGTCTCTCAATCTACATTGCCGACCGCCGGCTCGCGCACGCGGCGCTCGTCGTGCACGGAGCCTACCTGGCGGACCGCCCCAGCGTGCTCGTCGCGGCCGCGACGCTCCTGGGCGAGAACAACCACACCATCACGCGCGCCAGCTACGGGCCCGTGTGCCGCCTCCTGCGCCGGAACCTCGTCGCCGAGACGCTGCACCCGTCGCGCGTCCGCCTCTTCGCACCCGCGCGCTGCTGGGCGCGCCGCGTGCTCACCGAGAAACTGCTGGCCGGCGGAGAAGCGGTCATCGAGACGTTCCGGCACGCTATGTTCTGCCTCCTCCTGGCCATGTGCTTCGGCGAGCGGCTCGACGAGGGCGCGGTGCGCGCAATCGCGGCCGCGCAGCGGGAGCAGCTGCTCTACTTCTCGCACCAGATGGCCGTGTTCGCCTTCCTCCCGTCAGTAACCAAGCACGTCTTCCGCGGCCGCCTCCGGGCGGCGCACGCGCTGCGGCGCCGGCAGATGGAGCTGTTCATGCCACTCATCAACGCGCGGCGGGAGTACATGAAGTTGAACAACTCGGACCGGGCCAAGAAGAAATCAGACACCACGTTCGAGCATTCGTACGTGGACACGCTTCTCGACCTCAAGCTCCCGGAGGAGGAGCGGCCGCTTAGCGACCAAGAGATGATCAATCTCTGCTCCGAGTTCCTCAACGCCGGGACCGACACCACCTCCACCGCGATGCAGTGGATCATGGCCGAGCTGGTCAAGAACCCGGCCATTCAGGACAAGCTCTACGGCGAGATCATCAAGGTCGCCGCAATCACGGGCGACAACAGCCAGGAGGAGGTCCCCGAGGAGGACCTCCACAAGATCCCGTACCTCAAGGCGGTTGTCCTCGAAGGCCTCCGGAAGCACCCCCCGGGGCACTTCGTGCTGCCACACAAGGCGGCAGAGGACATCGAGCTGTGCGGCGCGTACCTGATCCCCAAGGGCGCCACGGTGAACTTCATGGTGGCCGAGATGGGCAGGGACGCGGAGGAGTGGGAGAACCCGATGGAGTTCGCGCCGGAGAGATTCGTGGCTGGCGGGGATAGGGAATGGGTGGACGTGACGGGCAACAGGGAGATCAGGATGATGCCCTTCGGGGCAGGCCGGAGGATCTGCGCGGGGCTTGGCGTCGCCATGCTCCACCTCGAGTACTTCGTGGCCAACATGGTGAGGGAGTTCGAGTGGAAAGAGGTCGCGGGCGACGAGGTGGACTTTGCCGAGAAGCGGGAGTTCACCTGCGTCATGCAGAAGCCGTTGCGCCCTCGCCTCGTGCCACGAATTAAGGACGAGTAA